One Salvelinus fontinalis isolate EN_2023a chromosome 27, ASM2944872v1, whole genome shotgun sequence genomic region harbors:
- the LOC129825521 gene encoding protein max isoform X3: protein MSDNDDIEVDSDADKRAHHNALERKRRDHIKDSFHSLRDSVPALQGEKVGREVASLLRDARPPTGTSAGGIVALSDQSIKQASRAQILDKATDYIQYMRRKNHTHQQDIDDLKRQNALLEQQVRALEKVKGSTQLQASYSSSDSSLYTNPKGSAVSAFDGGSDSSSESEPEEPPAPRKKLRVEAS, encoded by the exons GCAGACAAACGAGCACACCACAATGCACTGGAGCGCAAGCGTCGGGATCACATCAAAGACAGCTTTCACAGCCTGCGGGACTCGGTGCCCGCCTTGCAAGGGGAAAAGGTTGGTAGAGAG GTGGCGTCACTCCTACGCGACGCTCGTCCCCCAACAGGGACCAGTGCAGGCGGAATCGTCGCGCTATCTGAC CAATCTATCAAACAGGCGTCCCGAGCTCAGATCCTAGACAAAGCCACGGACTATATCCAGTACATGAGGAGGAAAAACCACACCCACCAGCAAGACATCGACGACCTGAAGAGGCAGAACGCTCTGCTGGAGCAGCAAG TGCGTGCCCTGGAGAAGGTGAAGGGTTCGACCCAGCTCCAGGCCAGCTACAGTTCTTCAGACAGCAGCCTGTACACCAACCCTAAAGGCAGCGCTGTGTCCGCTTTCGACGGAGGCTCTGACTCCAGCTCCGAGTCCGAGCCAGAGGAACCCCCCGCCCCCAGGAAGAAGCTCCGAGTGGAGGCCAGCTAG